The nucleotide sequence GACGCCTGCCCCGTGCGGAGCCGCGACCCCCGCGACGCCTGCCCCGTGCGGAGCCGCGACGCCCGCGACGCCTGCCCCGTACGGAGCCGCTACGCCCGCCCCGTGCGGAACCCCGGCCCGGTGGCCCGCCTCCGCCAGCCGGGCGTGCAGCGCCTCGGCGAGCAGCGGGTCCGGGCCGAGCGGGGCGGCGATCCGGGCGGCGAGGTGGGGCGCGGCGGCGACGGCGTCCGGGATGTCTTGTTTGGTGTGGTAGCCGCGGCTCAGGAGCAGCGGGACGAGCACGGCCTCACCGCGCAGCGCGGCCAGCGTGTCGGTCAGCAGCGGCTGGTTGAGCTCGATATGGCCGAGGCGTACGGGCAGTCCCGGGCGGAGCGCGCGGACGCGGTCCAGGAGTGCGGTCACGGTGCGCAGCGCCTCGGGGTCCCGGCTGCCGTGGGCGACGGCGACGAGCGTCGGCGGGCGGTCGCGGCCACCCCGGCGGACGTCGTGGCGGCTGCCAGGACGGCTGCTGTGGCCCAGCCGGTCGAGCTGGATGGTGAGCTGTGCGGTGAACTGGGTCATGAGCCGCTGGGCACTGTCGAAGTCCGCCGTGCTGTCCATATCGGCCGTGCCGTCGGGGCCAGGAGAACCGGAGGGGGGCGTCATGACCAGAGCGTGGCAGCGGCAGATTGCACCGCCGTTGCGCGGCCGTGACGGGTGGTTGCGCCGATTTCACCGGCCGCCGGGCCCCGTGCTGAGGTCCGCTTCCCGCAGGCGTAATCCGAGGCG is from Streptomyces hygroscopicus and encodes:
- a CDS encoding cobalamin (vitamin B12) biosynthesis CbiX protein; translation: MTPPSGSPGPDGTADMDSTADFDSAQRLMTQFTAQLTIQLDRLGHSSRPGSRHDVRRGGRDRPPTLVAVAHGSRDPEALRTVTALLDRVRALRPGLPVRLGHIELNQPLLTDTLAALRGEAVLVPLLLSRGYHTKQDIPDAVAAAPHLAARIAAPLGPDPLLAEALHARLAEAGHRAGVPHGAGVAAPYGAGVAGVAAPHGAGVAGVAAPHGAGVAGVAAPYGAGVAGVAASHRAGVVLAAAGSRDPDAAVDVARTAALLSARLGGVPVLPGYASGSGPTVPEAVRALAALGHDRIAVASYFTAPGRFAAQCANAAQCANAAQGAGVTQCAHAAPRIAAAPLGAHPAVARLILRRYEQTLAFAPLSPPAATVGV